aatactatttgttttaaaagtaaatattttagaattattaaatttttttaaataacaactaataaagatctatacaaatttttatcttatataagaatttaattataattttttaaactcTAAAGActgaattaaaaatttgatcaaATTATAAggactaataaaaaaattaaattttattattattattattattattgataattttattattattattatttaatggaTCACCTTTTTCTCTCGAGCATAATGAAACCATTACGTCCCCAAGCCTTGTGATTTATTTGGTATCTTGGTCCAATTcataaaattgataaaaaagaAATCAATTGAACCCAAGTAAAACAGGCTGGAGTCTGGAGACCTTTCATTAGAATGGAGGGTCGGAAACAGAACCAAAGCTGACAAAATTGAGAGGACTATTTCCGCAGAGTTACCAAACTCTCTCTGTCCCTCAAACTTAAGAGTCTTAGACAACAGCGAAAGTGCGAATCACTAAAATGTTGACATCCTCAACCTCAAGGATCACTTTCATTTTTAGGTATTCTCTTCTCCAAATCCCTAATTTTGTTTCCTTCCCTTCCTCTTCATCCCTTCACTCTCATTCTGAGCCCCCATCCCTTTACCAAGTTGATGAAGCTGTTGATTCCTTCACTCGCATGCTCTCTATGCGTCGCCCTCCATCAATAATCCAATTTAACAAGATTTTGGGGTCTCTTGCCAAGACCAACCATTTCCCCACTTCCATTTCCCTTTTTCGGCAATTGCAAGCCAGAGGAATCGCTCCCGACTTATTTACTTTGAGCATCCTAATTAATTGTTGTTGCGGCGTGGGTCGTATGACGCTTGCTTTCTCTGTATTGGCCAAGATTTTCAGAATGGATTATCAACCTGATACGGTAACATTCACAACAATCCTGAAAGGTCTCTGTCTCTGTGGTAGTGTTGAAAAAGCAGTGCGCTTTCATGACAGAGTGCTGGCTCATGGATTTCACTTTAATCAAGTCACTTATGGGACCTTGATCGATGGCCTCTGTAAGACCGGACACACATCAGCTGCTATTCAAGTGTTGAGAAACATACCACGGTATGGCATTGCTCCTGATGTCTTCATGTACAGCGCAATTATTGATAGCCTCTGCAAGGATACACTTGTAAGTCAGGCTTTTCATTTATTCTCTGAAATGCTTGCTAAGGGAATTTCTCCAGATGTTATCACGTACAACGCTCTAATTTATGGATTGTGTCTTGAAGGTCAATATAAGGAAGCCATTGATTTGTTAAGTGATATGGTGCATAGAAACATTACTCCTAATGTTTATACCTATAATACTTTGATTGATGGGCTATGCAAGGAAGGAAAGATCAAAGATGCTAAGAGTGTATTGGCTGTAATGGCAAAACATGGCGTGAAACCAGATGTAGTTACTTATACCAGCTTAATGGATGGATATTGTTTGGTTAATCAAGTAAATAAGGCAAAATATGTATTCAACACAATGGCCCAAAGTAGAGTTTCACTCGATGTTCAAAGTTACAGTATCATGATTAATGGCTTCTGC
The genomic region above belongs to Arachis stenosperma cultivar V10309 chromosome 5, arast.V10309.gnm1.PFL2, whole genome shotgun sequence and contains:
- the LOC130983307 gene encoding putative pentatricopeptide repeat-containing protein At1g12700, mitochondrial, which produces MLTSSTSRITFIFRYSLLQIPNFVSFPSSSSLHSHSEPPSLYQVDEAVDSFTRMLSMRRPPSIIQFNKILGSLAKTNHFPTSISLFRQLQARGIAPDLFTLSILINCCCGVGRMTLAFSVLAKIFRMDYQPDTVTFTTILKGLCLCGSVEKAVRFHDRVLAHGFHFNQVTYGTLIDGLCKTGHTSAAIQVLRNIPRYGIAPDVFMYSAIIDSLCKDTLVSQAFHLFSEMLAKGISPDVITYNALIYGLCLEGQYKEAIDLLSDMVHRNITPNVYTYNTLIDGLCKEGKIKDAKSVLAVMAKHGVKPDVVTYTSLMDGYCLVNQVNKAKYVFNTMAQSRVSLDVQSYSIMINGFCKSKMVDEALNLFEEMRRKNLVPDTVTYNTLFDGLSKSKRISRALELLVEMHHRGQPADVVTYNSLLNGMFKNQQPNEAFMLFNQMKECAIDPDIYTYNILIDGLCKGGRLIDAKEIFQDLSVKGYRPNVRTYNIMINGLCKEGLFEEALALLSKMEGNGCLPNAVTFETVIHALFEKDENGMAEKLLREMVARGLLNC